The proteins below come from a single Hyphomicrobium denitrificans ATCC 51888 genomic window:
- a CDS encoding lysozyme inhibitor LprI family protein has protein sequence MSDTFTLRFAAAISATALAALAVLAAQAGRANAQEFDCRRAGMASERTICRSDVLGALDEKMSGLYAELKQSYGRRSERDQLKRYQRQFLAARNDCGRDTECIKGAYLDQIGVLQAQIERNNRLSER, from the coding sequence GTGTCAGACACATTCACATTGCGATTTGCGGCAGCGATTTCGGCGACAGCGCTCGCTGCTCTTGCGGTTCTTGCTGCTCAGGCCGGGCGCGCCAATGCCCAGGAGTTCGACTGCCGCCGGGCAGGGATGGCGTCCGAGCGCACGATCTGCCGAAGCGACGTTCTGGGCGCGTTGGACGAAAAGATGAGCGGCCTCTACGCCGAGCTGAAGCAATCCTACGGCCGGCGCAGCGAGCGCGATCAGTTGAAGCGCTATCAGCGCCAGTTCCTCGCCGCGCGCAACGACTGCGGCCGCGATACGGAATGCATCAAAGGCGCTTATCTGGATCAGATCGGCGTGCTGCAAGCCCAGATCGAGCGCAACAACCGCCTGAGCGAACGGTGA
- a CDS encoding GNAT family N-acetyltransferase, which yields MSSPLVIRKAVPKDVPEISRLHARVFGPGRFARSAYRVREGKGHLSRYCLVAHLGGQLIASLRMTEITIGGRPGAALLGPVAVDPDHRNIGLGTKLMNEAIEAARVGGTSLVVLVGDDPYYGRFGFKVVPAGQIVFPGPVNPARLLVRELKDGALAEFRGLIVAIPSNGLHA from the coding sequence ATGTCTTCGCCGCTCGTTATCCGAAAGGCCGTTCCAAAAGACGTACCCGAAATCTCGCGGCTGCATGCCCGCGTTTTTGGGCCGGGACGGTTTGCGCGCTCGGCCTACCGGGTGCGCGAGGGCAAGGGTCACCTTTCGCGGTATTGCCTAGTTGCGCATCTCGGCGGGCAGCTCATCGCGTCTCTCCGGATGACCGAGATCACGATCGGAGGCCGTCCGGGTGCCGCCCTGCTCGGGCCGGTCGCCGTCGATCCCGACCATCGCAACATCGGGCTCGGCACCAAGCTGATGAACGAAGCCATCGAGGCGGCGCGCGTCGGAGGCACGTCCCTTGTCGTTCTCGTCGGCGACGATCCGTATTACGGCCGTTTCGGCTTCAAGGTTGTACCCGCAGGCCAGATCGTATTTCCCGGCCCCGTCAATCCGGCGCGCCTGCTCGTGCGTGAATTGAAGGATGGCGCGCTCGCCGAATTCCGCGGGCTCATCGTCGCCATCCCATCGAATGGGCTGCATGCCTAG
- a CDS encoding metallophosphoesterase family protein translates to MTETFTLAHFSDVHMSPVVGFGWRYWNAKRVLGYLNWQRKRRRVHVTAVADRLIADAHSLRPDHIAITGDLVNLGLPAEHEAALAWLRSVGSPASVTVVPGNHDIYSSMHGDRGVVRWAAYMGGEEDTLAFPFVRRVGPLALVGLNSAVETPPFFASGSLGSHQLEIAREQLLRLDEDGAIRVVLIHHPPLADMTTPRRRLNDAAHFAHLLERTGAELVLYGHNHTPAIDWLPSRKKPIPLIGAASASAGTEHGDEPLARYNLFTFFRSSSGLRIRHVVRGLETPDGPVTKLSENFLDAAA, encoded by the coding sequence ATGACAGAAACGTTTACGCTCGCGCATTTTTCCGACGTGCACATGTCTCCGGTCGTCGGGTTCGGCTGGCGCTATTGGAATGCCAAGCGCGTGCTCGGCTATCTCAATTGGCAGCGCAAACGTCGCCGCGTGCATGTCACGGCCGTTGCGGATCGTCTGATCGCCGACGCGCACTCGCTACGGCCGGATCATATCGCGATCACGGGTGATCTCGTAAATCTCGGGCTCCCGGCCGAACATGAAGCGGCGCTCGCGTGGCTGCGCAGCGTCGGCTCGCCTGCGAGCGTGACGGTCGTCCCAGGCAATCACGACATCTATTCGAGTATGCACGGCGATCGCGGCGTGGTGCGCTGGGCGGCCTACATGGGCGGCGAAGAAGACACCCTCGCGTTTCCGTTCGTGCGCCGCGTCGGACCGTTGGCGCTCGTCGGCTTGAATTCCGCCGTCGAGACGCCGCCGTTCTTCGCGAGCGGCTCTCTCGGATCGCACCAGCTCGAAATCGCGCGTGAGCAACTTTTGCGTCTTGATGAAGATGGCGCGATCCGCGTCGTGCTCATTCATCATCCGCCACTCGCTGATATGACAACGCCGCGCCGCCGCCTGAACGATGCCGCGCATTTCGCGCATCTTCTCGAGCGCACCGGCGCCGAGCTCGTCCTCTACGGACACAACCACACGCCCGCGATCGATTGGTTGCCGTCGCGGAAAAAACCGATCCCGCTGATCGGTGCTGCGTCTGCGTCGGCAGGCACGGAGCACGGAGACGAACCGCTTGCACGCTACAACCTCTTCACGTTTTTCCGCAGTTCATCGGGCCTTCGCATTCGTCATGTCGTGCGCGGACTCGAAACACCCGACGGCCCTGTCACAAAACTCAGCGAGAATTTTTTGGACGCTGCCGCCTGA
- a CDS encoding helix-turn-helix domain-containing protein, translating into MKKQPAAGPVTTRSEALDRIKTAMVEKKLTQAELADASDCHEKTIQNLLGGRSVRDQTLFDVCMVLGLDFHGLRDAWHGESVAVDNGGMNAKAQSGGVAPVYMGAYAQIAVDHYVGSYLTLRRSFSLPDTIVSYRTDITWDAEWPSLLFQERNRPDEPYAHRGRLYIPASSSFIHLVSLTKGAMRMIVVSQLDRAEEMRGIITTINKQRATMTPVATAILYARRENFDADAFGEITPKNRVYAEYKRLLDETVAEGYARLVG; encoded by the coding sequence ATGAAAAAGCAGCCTGCCGCCGGCCCGGTGACGACCCGCTCGGAAGCTCTCGACCGGATCAAGACGGCGATGGTCGAGAAGAAACTCACGCAGGCAGAGCTGGCGGACGCCTCCGACTGTCATGAGAAGACCATTCAGAATCTTTTAGGCGGACGCTCCGTGCGCGATCAGACGCTGTTCGACGTCTGCATGGTGCTCGGCCTCGATTTCCACGGCCTCAGAGACGCGTGGCACGGCGAGTCGGTCGCGGTCGACAACGGCGGCATGAATGCGAAGGCGCAGAGCGGCGGCGTCGCGCCGGTCTACATGGGCGCCTATGCGCAAATCGCCGTCGATCATTATGTCGGCAGCTATCTGACGCTGCGCCGCTCATTCTCACTGCCCGACACAATCGTTTCGTATCGCACCGACATCACATGGGATGCGGAATGGCCAAGCCTTCTTTTTCAGGAGCGCAACCGGCCGGATGAGCCCTACGCGCATCGCGGGCGGCTTTATATTCCAGCGTCGTCGAGCTTCATTCATCTCGTATCGCTCACGAAGGGCGCAATGCGGATGATCGTCGTCTCGCAACTCGATCGCGCGGAAGAGATGCGCGGCATCATCACGACGATCAACAAGCAGCGCGCAACGATGACGCCAGTCGCAACGGCCATCCTCTACGCCCGCCGCGAGAATTTCGACGCCGACGCGTTCGGTGAAATCACGCCGAAGAACCGGGTTTATGCCGAATACAAGCGGCTTCTGGATGAGACCGTCGCCGAGGGCTATGCGCGGCTCGTCGGCTGA
- a CDS encoding NUDIX hydrolase has protein sequence MPLLKQVGALPLRKAPSNMIEVLLVSSRDTGRWVIPKGWPSKRMVDSAAAAREAKQEAGVVGKIAKKPVGNYRYRKIEKENVRLIEVDVYLLWVKKEKKQWKEKAERNRVWFDAETASRKVREPNLRALISALAKR, from the coding sequence ATGCCTTTATTAAAACAGGTCGGCGCCTTGCCGCTGCGCAAAGCGCCGAGCAACATGATTGAAGTGCTTCTCGTCTCATCCAGGGACACAGGAAGATGGGTCATCCCCAAGGGATGGCCGTCAAAACGCATGGTCGACAGCGCCGCTGCAGCGCGCGAGGCCAAACAAGAGGCCGGCGTCGTCGGCAAGATCGCGAAGAAGCCCGTCGGCAACTATCGATACCGGAAAATCGAAAAGGAAAACGTTCGGTTGATCGAGGTCGACGTCTACCTGCTCTGGGTCAAAAAAGAAAAGAAGCAGTGGAAGGAAAAGGCGGAGCGCAATCGCGTCTGGTTCGACGCGGAGACCGCGAGCCGGAAAGTGCGAGAGCCAAACCTGCGCGCGCTGATTTCCGCGTTGGCGAAGCGCTGA
- a CDS encoding polysaccharide deacetylase family protein, whose amino-acid sequence MQAARILTLAAVATATVALAADIAEAAEQACAAGTLGISRTIEVDTTGGPWFGAPKGDPKFLQPKEVVLTFDDGPSPANTRKILAALAKECTTATFFVVGEMVAVHPEVIKEIADQGHTIGTHTWSHPNLARRDIDDVKHEVEATFNAAQKASPTPIAPFFRYPYLSSSDVTEDYMKSRNIGQFAVDIDSQDWRVRSAKPVVARVMAGLKARGRGIILMHDIHRSTADAVPQLLAQLKAGGYQVVQLKPKEKVDLIADVTPPEKPAHTQRARKRGKAAAGKTQRKMALRTRKPAA is encoded by the coding sequence ATGCAGGCCGCACGTATTCTGACGCTCGCCGCAGTTGCAACGGCGACAGTGGCGCTCGCGGCCGATATCGCGGAAGCCGCCGAGCAAGCCTGCGCCGCGGGCACGCTCGGTATTTCGCGAACGATCGAGGTCGATACGACAGGCGGCCCGTGGTTTGGCGCCCCGAAAGGCGACCCAAAATTCCTGCAACCGAAAGAAGTCGTCCTGACGTTCGATGATGGGCCCTCACCCGCGAACACGCGCAAGATTTTGGCCGCGCTCGCCAAGGAATGCACGACGGCGACATTCTTCGTCGTAGGCGAGATGGTCGCCGTGCACCCGGAGGTCATCAAAGAGATCGCCGACCAGGGGCACACGATTGGAACTCATACCTGGTCGCATCCCAATCTTGCGCGGCGGGATATTGATGATGTCAAGCACGAGGTCGAAGCGACATTCAACGCTGCTCAGAAAGCGAGCCCGACGCCGATCGCTCCATTCTTCCGGTATCCCTACTTGAGCAGCAGCGACGTTACCGAAGACTATATGAAAAGCCGCAACATCGGGCAGTTCGCGGTCGATATAGATTCGCAGGATTGGCGTGTGCGCAGCGCGAAACCGGTTGTCGCGCGCGTCATGGCCGGACTGAAAGCGCGCGGCCGTGGCATCATTCTGATGCACGATATTCACCGGTCGACGGCGGATGCCGTTCCACAACTCCTCGCGCAATTGAAAGCTGGCGGCTATCAGGTCGTTCAACTCAAGCCCAAAGAAAAGGTCGATCTGATTGCCGACGTGACGCCGCCCGAAAAGCCCGCCCACACGCAGCGCGCACGCAAGCGCGGGAAAGCGGCTGCTGGGAAAACTCAACGCAAAATGGCTTTGCGCACGCGCAAGCCAGCCGCGTAG
- a CDS encoding NUDIX domain-containing protein, translating to MAYVSRIVTSGFRVYWRVTRSFTLAAEACLIDGEDRVALVQSATGRGWQLPRTEVHKGEALDEALRRFLVADYRIRLASRPELFWMYEESLAERHGMTGLYVVRHWRQDAAPAAGLSFFGLDALPPELPPQDAARIRQAAEGRAPFEVC from the coding sequence ATGGCCTACGTCAGCAGGATCGTCACGAGCGGGTTCAGGGTTTACTGGCGGGTGACGCGGAGCTTCACGCTGGCGGCCGAAGCGTGCCTGATCGACGGCGAGGACCGGGTCGCGCTCGTCCAAAGCGCCACGGGACGCGGCTGGCAATTGCCGCGAACCGAAGTTCACAAAGGTGAAGCGCTCGATGAAGCGCTCCGGCGCTTTCTGGTGGCCGATTATCGCATTCGCCTCGCGTCCCGGCCGGAGCTTTTCTGGATGTATGAAGAAAGCCTGGCGGAGCGGCACGGCATGACGGGTCTTTACGTTGTGCGACACTGGCGCCAGGACGCCGCACCGGCTGCTGGATTGTCATTTTTCGGCCTCGACGCCCTGCCGCCGGAATTGCCGCCGCAGGATGCCGCGCGCATTCGCCAAGCTGCCGAGGGTCGCGCGCCGTTCGAAGTATGCTAG
- a CDS encoding patatin-like phospholipase family protein: MPKTADINLALQGGGAHGAFTWGVLDRLLEDDTMRFGWISATSAGAVNAVAMAAGLAEGSREKAREKMYKIWHAIYQAGVPDLTRLNPFLNGLVRPSQLTTHLATMLSPYEFNPLGFDPLRRVITDHVDFDLVRSKSPVELLIAATHVATGRARLFRHDEITIEAVLASACLPVLHHAVEIEGSAYWDGGFSANPDLVTLASESPVSDTLLVMVAPRVNTKLPTTARDISNHANRLTFNAPLLRDIEVITSVREACSGALLTKNRLSPISRHRFHLIDGGPITGTLNPETSLKPDWDMITYLHGAGRDHADKWLAVARSAVGRLETVDLAKYFFPAVDEGVLFRPATILKRASAKRRATARRAK, translated from the coding sequence TTGCCGAAAACGGCTGACATAAATCTCGCCCTGCAAGGTGGCGGGGCTCATGGTGCCTTCACCTGGGGCGTTCTCGATCGTCTTCTCGAAGACGATACGATGCGCTTCGGCTGGATCAGCGCGACGAGCGCCGGTGCCGTCAACGCCGTCGCCATGGCTGCAGGACTTGCGGAAGGCTCGCGCGAAAAAGCTCGCGAGAAAATGTACAAGATCTGGCACGCGATCTATCAGGCGGGCGTGCCCGATCTCACGCGCCTCAATCCGTTTCTCAACGGTCTCGTGCGGCCATCGCAGCTGACCACGCATCTCGCGACGATGCTGTCGCCTTACGAATTCAATCCGCTCGGCTTCGATCCGCTTCGCCGCGTGATCACCGATCACGTCGACTTCGATCTCGTGCGAAGCAAATCGCCGGTCGAGCTTCTGATCGCCGCGACACACGTTGCGACGGGCCGCGCTCGCCTCTTCCGTCACGACGAAATCACGATCGAAGCGGTGCTTGCCTCGGCGTGCCTGCCGGTGCTGCATCACGCCGTCGAAATCGAAGGCTCGGCGTATTGGGATGGCGGCTTCTCCGCCAATCCTGATCTCGTGACGCTCGCCAGCGAAAGCCCGGTCAGCGACACGCTGCTGGTCATGGTCGCACCGCGCGTCAACACCAAGCTGCCGACCACCGCGCGCGATATCTCGAACCACGCCAACCGGCTGACGTTCAACGCGCCGCTTCTGCGTGACATCGAAGTGATCACGTCGGTCCGCGAGGCTTGCTCCGGCGCCTTGCTGACGAAAAATCGTCTGTCGCCGATCAGCCGTCACCGCTTCCATCTGATCGATGGCGGCCCGATCACCGGCACGCTTAACCCCGAAACGTCGCTGAAGCCCGACTGGGACATGATCACCTACCTGCACGGCGCAGGCCGCGACCACGCCGACAAATGGCTCGCCGTCGCGCGTTCGGCAGTCGGGCGTCTCGAGACGGTCGACCTCGCGAAGTACTTTTTCCCGGCCGTCGACGAGGGCGTGCTGTTCCGCCCGGCGACCATTTTGAAGCGCGCGTCGGCGAAGCGCCGCGCCACCGCCAGGCGCGCGAAATAG
- a CDS encoding septal ring lytic transglycosylase RlpA family protein, producing the protein MAATTAAPLWAESLSDGLAKPAGKALQMGPWAAKITVNKSAIASWSPTVSVTVAVPKVKATATLDPSAVTHPYGLHGPVPDKGRHATTGLASFYGISAGVKTATGERFDPSGMTAAHRTLPFGTRVKVTRVDTGESVVVRINDRGPFKPGRVIDLSEGAAKTLKMTDIGLTNVRLEVMN; encoded by the coding sequence GTGGCTGCCACGACGGCGGCCCCGCTTTGGGCAGAGTCGCTGAGCGACGGTCTCGCAAAGCCCGCAGGCAAGGCTCTGCAAATGGGGCCGTGGGCGGCCAAGATTACGGTCAATAAGTCGGCCATCGCATCATGGAGCCCGACAGTCTCGGTGACGGTCGCCGTTCCGAAGGTGAAGGCTACGGCGACGCTCGATCCCTCCGCCGTTACTCACCCCTACGGGCTGCACGGCCCTGTCCCTGACAAGGGCCGTCACGCAACGACCGGGCTTGCATCGTTTTACGGCATCAGCGCCGGCGTCAAGACGGCAACCGGCGAGCGCTTCGATCCCTCGGGCATGACGGCCGCGCATCGCACGCTGCCCTTCGGGACGCGGGTGAAGGTCACGCGGGTCGACACGGGTGAAAGCGTCGTCGTGCGCATCAACGACCGGGGCCCGTTCAAGCCGGGCCGGGTGATCGACCTTTCGGAAGGCGCCGCCAAGACCCTCAAGATGACGGACATCGGCCTGACCAACGTCCGTCTCGAGGTCATGAACTAG
- a CDS encoding septal ring lytic transglycosylase RlpA family protein, whose product MRSLIAVAAFGIVGMAASAAPADAAAWNCRGSAHVCGKSVSHKAGKSHVSHKSSHSRHAYAPRRGVKHSRYASRNRVARRNYSSAPVRKRRVSHAAPAGRVASSGMASYYWQGQMTASGVRFNPSALTAAHRSLPFGTRVRVTNRSNGRSVVVTINDRGPFIGGRIIDLSRAAAQAISMTGQGVAAVSLEVLGRS is encoded by the coding sequence ATGCGTTCGTTAATCGCTGTTGCCGCATTTGGTATCGTTGGAATGGCGGCAAGCGCTGCTCCGGCCGACGCTGCCGCCTGGAATTGCCGCGGCTCGGCTCATGTTTGCGGCAAGTCGGTCTCGCATAAGGCCGGCAAATCGCACGTTTCACATAAATCCTCGCATTCGCGTCATGCCTATGCTCCGCGCCGCGGCGTGAAGCATTCGCGCTATGCCTCGCGCAATCGGGTTGCTCGCCGCAACTATTCGTCGGCTCCGGTGCGCAAGCGTCGCGTCTCCCATGCGGCTCCGGCCGGTCGCGTCGCCTCCAGCGGAATGGCGTCCTACTACTGGCAGGGCCAGATGACGGCTTCCGGCGTCCGCTTTAACCCCAGCGCGCTGACGGCTGCCCATCGCTCGCTTCCGTTCGGCACGCGCGTTCGCGTCACGAACCGCTCGAATGGCCGCTCGGTCGTCGTCACGATCAATGATCGTGGACCGTTCATCGGCGGTCGCATCATCGACCTGTCGCGCGCAGCCGCCCAGGCGATCAGCATGACCGGCCAGGGTGTGGCAGCGGTTTCGCTCGAAGTTCTCGGCCGTAGCTGA
- a CDS encoding GNAT family N-acetyltransferase gives MNPSTQYERLTTLRRNQSFDSDASHASLTLQFQSEPIVRIRTKGRRTFYLRRDLLKEDEHLIVYQVFVDERSAREGENDVAFCRMTKPENGIVTIVKAEVKEPFRKKGIATAVYDCIARDLERAGALLWPTAPAKMADAEFKMWWRCSPALVFYYPHRERLGFEPRREFEELLSNGHATKVSLPKNSTVPGASGFRNRFLRVRRWLFRASD, from the coding sequence GTGAACCCGTCGACGCAATACGAACGATTGACGACACTGCGACGCAATCAATCCTTCGATTCCGATGCCAGCCATGCCTCGTTGACCCTACAGTTCCAATCCGAGCCCATTGTCAGGATTAGGACGAAGGGGCGGCGCACCTTTTATCTGCGTCGAGATCTCCTGAAGGAAGACGAGCATCTCATCGTCTACCAGGTTTTCGTCGACGAGCGGTCGGCCAGGGAAGGCGAAAACGACGTTGCCTTCTGCCGGATGACGAAACCGGAAAACGGCATTGTCACCATCGTGAAAGCCGAGGTCAAAGAGCCGTTTCGCAAGAAAGGCATTGCCACCGCCGTTTATGATTGTATCGCGCGCGATCTGGAGCGAGCCGGCGCGCTTTTATGGCCGACTGCTCCCGCAAAAATGGCTGATGCGGAATTCAAGATGTGGTGGCGATGCTCGCCCGCCTTGGTTTTCTATTATCCGCACCGCGAACGGCTTGGCTTCGAGCCGCGGCGCGAATTCGAGGAATTGCTCAGCAACGGCCACGCGACGAAAGTTTCGCTTCCCAAGAACTCGACCGTTCCCGGTGCCTCGGGATTTCGAAACAGATTTTTGCGCGTGCGACGCTGGCTGTTCCGCGCCAGCGATTAA
- a CDS encoding DUF1217 domain-containing protein gives MISTFLTYTSYASDMSRSLARVSGQAEVSSATAYYNANIGKVKSVDDFMNNHRLFSYAMKAYGLEDMTYAKAFMKKVLTSDISTSTNLQKSFVGKLTDPRFLKFAQAFQFSADGKVATQPVTAQQANDQSDLINLYTQQQVNKGATAADDSAYYQANIGNVASVDDLVGNTRLLNYALTAYGIDASIASASAIKQVLTSDLSDPGSFANQMPGNYKLLAEAFSFNTDGSINGASAQSSDDVSFTVYRYYDASGTGGSAPAAAFKSQYYQDAIAGVSSVDDLLGNARLFIYLETAFGLDPSEQSTAILRNVLTSDLSDPNSYANQQTNDAYRALAAAFNFNTDGSINGSEAQTASQTDSTVSSFMTNNTTAVEKYQSSQINFYKTDIAKIASVSDFIKDTGLYGFVLSAFGIDPSKTSKLTIEKVLESDASNPSSYANMSHNSAYSKLAAAFNFDADGKAKTASSAQVNASLVSTIKLYNSEMGDAKAEKKQTSDEDTYYGNTIGTIKSVDEFLKNKRLVTFALTAFDLQDKALSNDTLRKILTSDPTDPKSFINKPENSAYRSMAVAFNFGTDGKDLTTPTQQVQTRSQMVATTDAYARQTLEENAGDQNEGARLALYFQRLAPSITSAYSILADKALLQVAQTALGLPTSMSNADIDVQANMITKKLKIADLQDPEKLKKFLARFSAMYDINNSDITQTNPAITILSSR, from the coding sequence ATGATCTCAACATTCCTCACGTACACCAGCTACGCCTCGGACATGTCGCGCTCGCTCGCGCGGGTTTCGGGGCAAGCGGAAGTTTCGAGCGCAACCGCCTACTACAATGCGAACATCGGCAAGGTGAAATCGGTCGACGATTTCATGAACAATCATCGCCTCTTCTCCTACGCCATGAAGGCTTACGGACTAGAGGACATGACCTATGCCAAGGCTTTCATGAAGAAGGTGCTGACGAGCGATATCAGCACCTCGACCAATCTGCAGAAGAGCTTCGTCGGAAAACTGACCGATCCGCGGTTTCTGAAATTCGCGCAGGCGTTTCAGTTTTCGGCGGATGGGAAAGTCGCCACGCAGCCCGTGACGGCGCAGCAGGCGAACGACCAGTCCGATCTCATCAATCTCTATACCCAGCAGCAGGTCAACAAGGGCGCGACCGCTGCCGACGATTCCGCCTACTATCAGGCGAACATCGGCAACGTCGCATCGGTCGACGACCTCGTCGGCAACACGCGCCTGCTGAACTACGCCCTGACGGCTTACGGCATCGATGCCAGCATTGCATCGGCCTCGGCGATCAAACAGGTGCTGACGAGCGATCTCTCCGATCCCGGCAGCTTCGCAAATCAGATGCCGGGCAACTACAAACTGTTGGCGGAAGCCTTCTCGTTCAACACCGATGGCTCGATCAACGGCGCCTCGGCGCAGTCGAGCGACGACGTCAGTTTCACCGTCTACCGGTACTATGATGCATCGGGGACCGGCGGCAGCGCGCCTGCAGCAGCGTTCAAATCGCAATATTATCAGGACGCGATCGCGGGCGTGAGTTCCGTCGACGATCTGCTCGGGAATGCGCGCCTCTTCATCTATCTCGAAACGGCATTCGGCCTCGACCCGTCAGAGCAATCGACCGCGATCCTACGCAATGTTCTGACGAGTGATCTCTCAGACCCCAACAGCTACGCAAATCAGCAGACAAATGACGCCTATCGTGCGCTTGCTGCCGCGTTCAATTTCAACACTGACGGCTCGATCAACGGAAGCGAGGCGCAGACCGCATCTCAGACCGACAGCACCGTTTCGTCGTTCATGACGAACAACACGACCGCGGTTGAAAAGTATCAATCGAGCCAAATCAATTTCTATAAGACGGACATCGCCAAGATCGCGAGCGTGTCGGATTTCATCAAAGACACCGGGCTTTATGGCTTTGTCTTGAGCGCGTTCGGAATTGATCCGAGCAAAACTTCAAAGCTCACGATCGAAAAGGTTCTGGAAAGCGACGCCAGCAATCCGAGCAGCTACGCGAACATGTCTCACAACTCCGCCTACAGCAAACTGGCGGCCGCGTTCAATTTCGATGCTGACGGAAAAGCCAAGACCGCGAGCTCGGCGCAGGTGAATGCAAGTCTCGTTTCGACGATCAAGCTCTACAACAGCGAGATGGGCGATGCGAAAGCGGAAAAAAAGCAGACGTCCGATGAAGACACTTATTACGGTAACACGATCGGCACCATCAAGAGCGTCGACGAGTTTCTGAAGAACAAGCGCCTCGTGACGTTCGCGCTTACCGCCTTCGATCTGCAGGACAAGGCGCTTTCGAACGATACTCTGCGCAAAATCCTGACGAGCGATCCGACGGACCCGAAGAGCTTCATCAACAAGCCTGAAAATTCAGCCTATCGTTCGATGGCCGTCGCGTTCAATTTCGGCACGGACGGCAAAGATCTCACGACGCCTACTCAGCAAGTGCAGACACGCAGCCAGATGGTGGCGACGACCGACGCCTATGCGCGGCAGACGCTCGAAGAAAACGCCGGCGACCAGAACGAGGGCGCGCGCCTCGCGCTCTACTTCCAACGCCTGGCTCCATCGATCACGTCGGCGTATTCGATCCTCGCCGACAAAGCGTTGCTTCAGGTGGCGCAAACGGCGCTCGGATTGCCGACGTCGATGTCGAATGCCGATATCGACGTACAGGCCAACATGATCACGAAAAAACTGAAAATCGCCGATCTGCAGGACCCGGAAAAGCTCAAAAAATTCCTGGCGAGGTTCTCGGCGATGTACGACATCAACAACAGCGATATTACTCAGACCAATCCCGCGATCACCATTCTCAGCAGCAGATAA